The nucleotide sequence CGTCGTCGCTCATCGTCGGCCCCCTTTCGCTACGTTGCGTATATTGGGGCATCCGTCAGCGATCCATTGTTCAATGACCGAACGCGGCCAACGGACCAGCGAACCAAGTTTGATCGGCCTGGGCATCCGGCCGGCATCGGCTAGTCGGCGAACGTGTCGCGACGAACAACCGAGATAGTCTTTCGCAATGTCATCAACCGACAACATCGCCCGCCCGCGACCGTCAGCGATCGCATCGGCGTTTGCGGTTTCTTGGGGCATCGTCTGTCCCTCTGGTCATGTGCCAAGCAAACACCGCCACGGCTTGTGACTGTCAGCGTTCGCCATACGCAGACCACAAAACGGACCACCGGACCGCAGACTAGAAACACGGAAACCTCGTGTTTTGCGGGGTGAAGAAAAGGAAAAAAACTTCCAGGATGGTCCGATTTGGTCCGGTTCCTACAAATCGGACCTCCGAACAACCGAACCACCGGCGGCCTTGGCATCAGTCTTGTAGACCTTGATTCCGCAATCTCGCAAGTACTTTCCGAATGTGTCCGGCCGGTCGGGAACCATCGCAGCAGCTTCGCCATCCTTGATGATCGCAGCATGAAGTTCGGCTATCGTCATCTGGCATGCATCGGGTATTCGCTCCATCGCGTATTCATAGGCTGACCTTGCCTTGACCCGTGATGGGGAGTCCGCCCGTTTTGCCTTCGGCAAATCATCATCACTTGCCGCTCTCTTGTGCGTGGAGGTACGCCCAGTGGAAGCGGCAACTCCTGGCGTTTCGGCCAGATCGCCAGACGCCTTTTGTGTTCGCGACCCTCCATTTAAAACGCGGCGGTATTCGTCCACCAATTTCGCGTCCAAACGTCTCGAACCTCCCCCAGAGACGCCCAACCCCCACAAATCATGCCGACCAAGCAACGGCGGCAGCAGTTGCACGCGGAAACCGCCTTCGTCGTTAGGTTTGCTCACGACGCTTCTACCCGTTGCGGTTGCTATCAAGTCCAGGGATCGCGCTAGCCACTGCACGGCCAGATCATGCCATGTCGCACCCGCTAATCCATCAAATTCCATGGCTTGACTATCTGGCGGGTATAACCCAGCCAACGCCTGTTCCATGCAACAATTCCCTGTCGCGATCGTGGTCATGGCCTCGCAGATCGCTTCGACATAGAAAACGTCAGTTGATCCGCCCGCGAGCTGATCGGCGTAATGGAGGGCGTCGCGCAATTGCCTGTGGACAAGCCCAAATGACGGGCCCGATGGCATCGTTTGTTCCGTGTCGCTTGCGGTCACCGGTGTTGCCCGCTTCAAGTAGTCAAAAAAGCCCAGAACAAACCGATCCAACTCGGCTAGGTCTTGCTCCCAGGCGGACAGTGCCGCGTCTCTTTCGTCCTTGCGTTGACGGGAAGCGGCTAACAGTTTTCCGTTTTCCAGCACAGAAACCAGCTTGTCGTTGCTGTCCTTGATTTCGCTACCCACTAGCGGAATAAGTTGGTCTTGGCTCGCTTCGCGAATCGTCGATGCAAAAAGTTCAGGTCGCAATCTTATGTAGCGATCGACAGCACGGTCCACGCGACGGGACGGATGCCACCCCGATGCAAGGCCACGTCGAATGTTGACTTCCCTTTCATCGCTCCTGGTCCATATGCGGGGGCTTGTCGCCTTCCGCCCCCTTTGCTGGGCCTGCCTTCGCCAAAACTGTTCTTCGGCCCGCTGGATGGCCTGTGGTAATGCGGGTTCGGTCAGGATCTGTAGCGCAAGTACGTCGCGCTCTAAAAACCTTGGGAGCCAGAACGAGACGGATTGTAGAAACTTGGTCCAGCGAGTGAGCGGGCTGTTGCCGTCAGCAACAATCGTGTGGGTAAAGCCCATCCATAAGTCCCCTTGTAGCGGGCCGGCCTGCCCGACTGCGGCGCAAGGGTACGCCGGCAGTCGGGCGGATCGTACGGCACCCCGTCAGGCACCTACCCGTGAATCGCGGTTGTCAGGCCGCGATATTTCGAACACGCCGATTGACGGTCGGCGAAGCTCGATTTTTGCATTTTGGCCGCGAATTGCCAAACGATTAGCACGCACCGCCCCCAACCCCGCGCGCGGTCGCTGAACCATCGACCGGTGATCGCAGCGCTACGGGGACCATGCCGCGGCTTCAATGGTGCCTAGTGGGGCGCGGGATCTGACTGGGTTGTAGTCGCCCTAGAAAAAACATCGGCGCAGACGCCACCGCGTCGCCGAAGTCGCCGCCCCCTGATGCGGCCAATTGCCTTTGCGACCGCTCCGGCTTCCTTGACTCGTTTGTCGCCATCAACGATTCCCGCGAATCCGCAGCAATTGAAGTGAACACTGATTGCCATAAACGCGTTGCCGTTGTCCATCTGGACCACGCCGGCCACACCGCGATTCAGTTCGACCGATAACGCCATTAGCTCGTGACGGGTCGCTATCCCGCAGCCATTTGCCCATCTCGAGCGGATGGCATCGCTGCCCATGACTGCTGCGATATTCGATGGAACGGACCACGCTCCCACATCTCATTGAATGCTGCTACGTTGGCGGTGCGGACCAACCATAAATAACACTCAGCCCACAATCCGCGAGGGGCTGACTACACTGGTTGAAAGCGAGTCCCCACTGTCTGCCGATGGCCGATCGACTTCGCCGTGGCGCTGTGAGTGTGGGCGAAAAGGGGGTGATGATGCCTGAAACAATTTGCCAAACGTGCGGAAACGTAATCGAATTCAGTCGCGCCAAGCACAACACCGTGGTCGAATGTTCACAGTGCGGCGACCCGGTTCGACTTTGGGATCGATCGATTAGGGTTCAAATCGCCCAGGCACGTGCAAATCACCAAAGACCAATTAGTAACAACACAGCGGCAATCCTCTCGCTATTCTGTCCTGGCCTTGGCCAGATGTGCCTCGGAGCAATTCCGCAAGGTATCGGTCTGTTGTTTGCATCCATGCTCTTGGGTGCGATGACCATCATCTTCTTGCCGTTTGGCTTTCTACTTGTGACGCTTCACGTTGCCCAGGTTGTAGACGCTGCACGCATGTGATCGACAAGCCAGAATTCTGATTTTGGTGGCCGAGAAAACGAAACCCGTCACGGGTGGGTCGTCTCGCATTCGTTCCGAGTTTTGGATGGCCCCCGGGGGTCGGCCAAATTTTGACATTGTTTGGACACGCCTGGGCAAGCGGTCTATCGCCAGAACCACGCCTAGGATTTCGGCCCCCCTACCCTCTCGGCTTCGGCTTGGTGTTCAAGTTCCGCCAACAGCCGTTCCGTGCCATCGCGACCGAACAGTTCCGCCACCGCATCGACCAGCACGGCCGCGACCGTTCGTTCATCCGATTCTGCAATCTGGTGCAACCATTGGTGCAACCGGTCGGTGGCGTCTTGCTTGGTGCCGGCTTTTACGTGGTTTTCGTTTAACGACTCGCACAATGGCATTGTAGAGGTCATCGGTTCAAGTCCGTTATCCTCCACCTTCAATTAAAAAGCCGCTGGTCAAGTGTGACCGGCGGCTTTTTCATTGGGTTTCGTGCACCCCGTTACAAGTTCAATTGAAACGGCTTGCGGCAATGCGTTTTCCGTGACCTCAGCACCCAGTGTGACTTGCCGAGTTCAATCGTTCCCCTTTTCTTGACGCCGACACAATTCGTCCGGTGAACGGTAGATCGAGTCAACGTGATCACCCATGGTCGGCCTCGCTTCCCCATTGATGAAGCGTCCACGTGATGCACGAGCGGCAAGCTCCGAACGGTGCGTGGCCTCCAGGGTCGTGCTATTGTCGATTCGATTCCGCTGCCGGGGAGGTGTTTCGGACCGACGCGTCGAAACAAAAACGCTTCGAGCCTTCGGTTGGTCCAATCTCTAGCTCGAAATCGGTCGTGTCAGGTCTTGCAGTACGGTTCCGATTCCGGCGTTGGGCCGTCCCAGACACGCGCTGATCGTGGCCACCCTCTGTGCATGCTTACCGTGGACGTGAAAGCAGTGGATAAATCTTAGGACGACTGAAAAACGACCCAACGCCAAGGAACTCCCTCGGCTCGATTTTCGAGAGGGCCAATGAAAGACAGACGTTGGTCAACGCCAATGGCAGACAACACTCTTGCATCCTTTCGACGTGGACCGGGGCAACTGTTGGGCTCCTAGCACGTGAAGTAGGAAAGTCGCCGCAAACTTCAATTTGATCAGATCACCTTATCGATAGATCACTTACTATCTTCTCTCTCTATAATCAGCCTGAGCGATAACGCCGCTATCGTTGGGAGTGGGCCGAGACAGACCAACGAATGAAGTGACGGTCACAAAGCCGTTTTCAATCGGAAAGCACTCCCATGTTCTTATTCTTTAAGATCCATCGAGCAGTACTACGCTCGCTCGCCGTCCTGCTATCAGCATGCTTGGCGGCGAACGTGTCTGCTCAGGCCGACGTTCCGGTCGAACTCAATGGTTTCCTCGAAAATCATTGTTTGAGCTGTCACGATTCTTTTGGGCGAGAGGGAGACCTCGATCTCGAGAGCCTTCCCTTCGATTTAGCGAACAAGCAGACCTTCGCAGCATGGGTGCTCATTCACGACCGAGCAGATCACGGGGAGATGCCCCCAAAGGAGAGTATGCGGCCGGCCAAGGAAGATTTGAACGCTTTTCTCGAATCGCTTTCCGATTCCCTGATCGCCGCAGACCGCGAACGCATTGCCCAAACAGGACGCTCGAAAGTTCGGCGCGTCAACCGGTTCGAATACGAGAACACGCTGCGGCACGTTCTCGACTCTCCATGGCTGCAGGTCTCCCACCGGCT is from Crateriforma conspicua and encodes:
- a CDS encoding helix-turn-helix transcriptional regulator; amino-acid sequence: MPQETANADAIADGRGRAMLSVDDIAKDYLGCSSRHVRRLADAGRMPRPIKLGSLVRWPRSVIEQWIADGCPNIRNVAKGGRR